A stretch of DNA from Artemia franciscana chromosome 6, ASM3288406v1, whole genome shotgun sequence:
ttttcttttggttttgtgaaattttctggagttttttttttcgccacgtTCAACCATGAAAATAAGTacgtaaaaattataagttaagtgcgtaaaaattataagttaagttttttttaaccttttacgCCCGCAAAAATTCAACCATTAACAATATGTTCATGCCCAAAGAAAAGTACACCTCCAAAGGAAAGTTATACCTTCCTAAGCTGCGTGCCGTCATATGTACAAAaactgaaactcaaaacaatcaaaaaatactattaaaaaatacatgaaacccaaaacaagcatcaaacaaaataaacattaatagctaataaacttgggtttcatttattttttaatagtattttatggttgttttgagtttgaatttttgtagatttttatttctgctgatcaGAAGTTTAATATTgcctttccttttctttcaaaaacttctttttcggaaagttttaaaaaattaattttcattaaaaattgaaatgccAATATGCCCTAATAAGATTCTAATGGTCGTGTAGCTTTCCTCTTAACACGTTTAAACtgtcattttgttttagctcTCCTTGATACTTTAGGGCATGAGGCGACCAGTAAAGAATTCGTTTGCTTGGACCCATTTCGCCCATCAAAAATTGCAATAATTTTGCAGGAATTAATTTGTTCACAAGAaaagactgatttttttttagtgaataaaatcttgaaaattttgaattaaaatcaacttcATGGAAGTGATGAAAGacttgagagccatggctaattggagtaaagccaagacagatagtctcagTGAGAGGCAAAGTTAGTGTTACCCTTTTTCAGAATTGGATTGAtgccaaaatataattttgtttggtAACTTTTCTAGGGGATTCACTAAATACATCTAAATACACACTAATACACTATTCCAATGTCATCTAATTACATAAATGTTATATAAGCTGCTAGTCCTGCTGGAATGtatttaataagtaaccatagaaaaatataaaaataaaattttcataaacttaaatttttctatgtTGTGAGAAAAGACCTGTGGCAAATTCCACATCACTCATCTTATAAGTGGCTGCGTGGATAAGTATAATTCTTTTGAATTCTCAGGAATAAGCTGatcaacaatttttcaaaaataattcgcTAGTTTTATTGTAACTAATCGTATGGGTTTGATCGCAAAATCGGTGTTGATAACCTTTCAAACGTCATCAAATATCCTTAAAACCGTTCGGTCAGGCACAAATAGGGTCAACCGAAAACGGAGTAGGCGAGGGGGGCTGCTGAatagaataattttagtttaataaGAAGGAAAGGGGCTGGggaaaatgttaatttttaagaaaatgattGACATATTTTGTGATTAATATTGTACAGTATAGGAAATAGCGAAGTTTCAATAATATAGAGAAGTGTTTTTAGGTTGGGCAGCGAGAAGGTGTCACTGCCATTCTCGTCCCCTAATCAGTCTCTGGTATAAAAGTATTTCTTTGATTAATCAAGGGAAGTCGGAAGTCACCATTTATGAATTTTTATCTATACTTAGTGCGCCACAACCTTTGTTGGTTTCCAAAGGTAAGGTTGGTTTGCCACAActcattttataaaacaaaaaaaaagctcaagaaATTAAATTGTCCCCTTTTATTTAGTCACTTTTtgcaatttgttttctttttctatacaCTTTTCGACGTTTGTAGGGTCGTTGGGCCATGCTTCGATAGCGCGGTTTATATTCTGTTTTCGGTCTGTCATTTTTATACGTCAGATAGGATGGTTTTGATGATGTATCAGTATGGGTATAAGGTTCAGGTGCCTCTGGATAATATTGAGAAAGTGCGGATAACCTCTTATTGCTAGGAATCTGTCCTACTGATTTTGGATGCTTATCATATTGAGGATAAGAACTTCGGTATTTGCTCAAGTACGCATCAGATGTGTATCTATGTTTATATAGTTCTTTGCTATGAAGGGGTGTGCTTGGGTTATTAGGATAGTTCGTTCCACTTTGGTCAGAGATGTTATGTTTCTCTGAGCTGTGTTTTGTTTCCtgactatttatatatatctctttGTTGTTATTTTGTTGCTGTTCTTCATTTCCGTCTGAGGGGATCTCAGAATACGGTTCATAGTGGTTATATGTTTCTTTAGATATTTCCTTGCTGTCACGTGCGTATGATTCCGAAGTATGTCTATGTTCATCTGCTCCCTTTTTATTGTGTGGTATCCTCGAGCTATGTAGTATCTCTTCATTTACGTAGGACTGGCTTGGTATCTTACGGAAGGGTTTGGCCTTCTTTCGGCTATTGCGCCTTCCTAAATATGCGTTAGAGACATATCTG
This window harbors:
- the LOC136028014 gene encoding uncharacterized protein LOC136028014 — its product is MLQLQVLITAILVTITKADKYTGDYASSPLLKYQFSWGVRDPEAYNDYDHKENRDGDSVQGSYSVLLPDGRKQIVTYYVTPESGYVADVRYENEGYNEQAYLKSPNSSYKDRHSSTSTHNSETESEEIYITKPNSAVSSGSYKNEEPHRNNPKIPHGYKGVNTHRYKHDKYLRTDDSRDAFKEIYNAQLNPGVPAKLNPGIPETSYKIKGQTRLGPNVPYGNEKEDKFRYVSNAYLGRRNSRKKAKPFRKIPSQSYVNEEILHSSRIPHNKKGADEHRHTSESYARDSKEISKETYNHYEPYSEIPSDGNEEQQQNNNKEIYINSQETKHSSEKHNISDQSGTNYPNNPSTPLHSKELYKHRYTSDAYLSKYRSSYPQYDKHPKSVGQIPSNKRLSALSQYYPEAPEPYTHTDTSSKPSYLTYKNDRPKTEYKPRYRSMAQRPYKRRKVYRKRKQIAKSD